The stretch of DNA aagtttgggaaccttaggctggccttgttaatatggctagaaattctagtggtacattaatattgttttgctttcaactgattaagagtggaaggaaataacatagatttatgtaccactggaattggccctgtttataactttggaaaatgcacagaactgttagcatgtctgaagttgatatgccctttatcagtttcatttagtaatttcactgtcatgtctggggttaatatgccctttatcaatttaatgtagtcatactggcacctttgaagttaatatgtcctttattctttttatttagtgattatactggcacatgtaaagtgggtgtggcatgtggggttggtcacaaagcaggcgtggccaaaaaaatgttgccgcaCACATATTTTTGTCCCACTTTTTcacttaatgaaatgttgggaggtatgcggtAGAGCTATTTTCATCCTGTAATGAGCCGTGATAAGGTGTATGCTTTTTAAAGACGTTATAATATCACAATTAATCTTTGTCTACAAGTTTACGCTCAGCTGTTTAAGATACGCATGCGCACTTCCTGTAAATCTATACACCTGGCTCTTACCACAAACTAACAGAAGCTGCGCAAAGACTTCCACGGCCAAATGCGGGAATGAGGGGGACTCAAATTGTTAATTGTTCACGTTTCAAAACGTGTAGGTTTACCAAGCATTTCCGCGAAAACACAATCTGCCATCTTGCTTCTGGGCATATTTTCATTCTTTCCCCGTGCTTTCAATGTAGCGGCCATGATATTTGATGGCATTATGTCTTGTCGGCCATTTATTTTCCTAATGGTGACCCCCCCCCTTTGGCTTTAAAAAGTTATGACGTCAGTCGGCTTAAACTGCAGACCGATCTGGCGGTGTTCTGAGCTGTAGAATTGTTTCCCGGCCATGCACGGTAGTTGCCCGCTGACGGAGGACACCTTTAGTCGCTTTCCGTCCCAGAGCAATGTATATGGCTTGTCAGTCCTACCTTGCGGAGCCAGCGGACATGAGCTGTTGGCTGCCACCCTGAAGGGGAAAGTTACCAGCTTCAAGTACCAGAAGCTAAGAGACAAACTGCGGGCAGGAGCACGGGAGCTGCACTTCACTTATATTCCGGGTATATTAGCAGCATAGGGTTCCTACTGAGCTTTAAACTCTACATAGGGTTCCTACTGAATGAACTACTACATAAATGAATGGCGACTAAGGGTACTATTTGGTCGTCCACAGATTGTAAAGTGGTGCTGAGTACTGATCCATCTCACCATAAAAAGTCACTTTACGCATCACCAGGCCACGAAGAGCTAATTCATTTAGAATTATTCTTGCATAGCCCATACCTCAGATTTTTATGGCATGTCATATTTTTGTAAATGGCAAAGAAAAGTGGTGTATCTTGAGGATCATGGGCCCCTGAGCAAGGCtcatgtatatatttgtttctggGGTTCATTAAGGTACTGGTACTGATGCAGTCAGAATCCTAGCAACCCTTCTCTTTATCTCATTAATGCCTtaaatcagtgttccccaaccagtggctcatgagcaacatgttgctcccagaggcctcaaagcaggggctcattttttaatttctgataatgaggcaagttttggaggcataaaaaccaagtataatgctaaacagagccttctgtaggctgccagtccacataggggctattaagtagccaattataggtcTTCTTGTTACCCCCAtgaaccttttttcatgcttgtgttgccctccaacactttctccatttgaatgtggcttacgggtataaaaggttggggatccctgccttaaatgAAACCGTTTTGAGGAGAAAGTAACCTCTGAGGCCAATAAAGGGGATTTACGCTTTTTTGCACACACAAAATCAGACTGTCTTTTTAGCACAACATACAACAGGCAGCAGTTGAAAATGGATATGTGGTGGTGGTAGTTTTGGTTGcttttatgctttatttttattaagtaaaaaacATAGTGGGCAAACTGGCCAAACTGTTCCGTATAAGCGGAATCTTTTATTCTGAATTTAATACACTAATTGAAATGGGGTATGATGAGCACTAGTGATAATATGATGAGctctagtaatgagcaaaatttttcgccaggcatgcatttgcagtgaatttcacaaaaattcacaacaaaaatttcacaaaaattcACAACAGAAAAATGTAGGGAATCTAGAGGGGAAAATAGTGGTGTCTTTCCTAATGCATAGTTGTCACATCATCACTTTTAATCCAGTTTTCTATGATTTCCACGTACTACTGGATGTATTATTCAGAGTGCTTTTTGGAGAATGTGGTTACACTGGAAGCTTTCATGTGGCATTTGTGTTGCTTAGGGCTTAATTTCCAAGCTGCTCCATTTTGCCTTCTCATGGTCActggcagaactgctgctttaaaACCAGATCAGCTTTTTATGTAATGATTGGAGTGCCAGTTTACCATACCAGGTAACATGACCAAAAAACCCAGATAATTCATAATTTTGTTTACTGGGGGCAATCATTTCACTGTATATTTTGGATTAAACTTTGCGAGTTGTTTTTGAAGCTGCTTACTTATTCATTTGCTCTGCATCCTTTGCATTGCTTTTCCAGTTTTTGAGATTGGATCGAGGCATGTATTGCCTATATTTGCCAGGGATTTGGCTGTTGGATTGAATGGGCAGATCTTGCTGTTAACCCAACTTTCttctttattaaaacattaactTATCTTTGAATGCCATTCTTTAGCCTGTCCTCTATGCATGTGCATATAAAATGTCCAAGACCTATACAAGCCCATCAGGAATGGACCAAATAAATGGCCAATGAAGTACTTAGCGGACACagttttaaacctgcctgatattTGTCCAGCCAGATATAGGCCTGGCAGATTGTAGTATAGctgtatgtatggccacctttagagtaggAAGTGCTATCCATAggtacttaaagaagaaggaaaggctaattaagaattaatctcaagctgcaggcataccttcagttgtctcaatagtgcccttaagtgtccccatatttctcccgttcagatgatcagaagccaaacaagaagaataaacgctgagctgtgtaaagaaagttctcataatgcctcactcctgcaccaaaagcaagaccggtgtaccTGCTccgttagttagactatgagtcagtttcctgctgattggctcagatccacattcctaaggggggggggggagtgagctttAAGCTTTCTTGAGGGATgggggcaggagagagcagagagctgcatgtctcggGCAGAAGAAAACAGACAccactaatcttttgacagagaagtcagtgcagcgtttctgtgagtgcttatggctgtatttacatagacctttctgataaagcttacttagtttttacctttccttctcctttaaggcttatAGAAAATAATTGGTACAGAAATGTTCTTAAAATGAGTGCTATCCATAGAATATGTATAGTGTCGCCATTTCTTAATTCATTCCATGTGGTTTTCTGACActgataatatattattattattattattattattatcttttcaGTTGATGCTGAGATTGTGTCCATTGATTCCTTCAGCAAGTCTCCACCCAAACGAGGCCTAGTGGTTGGAATAACTTTTATAAAGGTGTACAGAGAATTCCATTGCCTGCATTTGGTTTttcacaaatcatttttttatcgCATTGTATGATTGTAGATTCCATAGATATAATAACAAATTCAGGAGAACTAAAGTCAACAAATCACAGTGGGTAGAAATGctttgttttatatactgaactaaaTGTACCAATTTAAGTtaagcagccctataacagtaattatACAGGCTTTAAAGCTATCTAGTTGAGAtaacttggattttgttaggccgTTATTGAGAGTCAGTGACACTGGCATTGTTAGTGTGCTCTAGACTGCTGTTCAAAACTAATTGGGGATTGTTTGAACAAAAAATTAGGTTAGTCTGTAATTAAAGCTGGTGCTACTTGGCCGCATTTCGATGTAGaatgaagcccaaaacataacctgtagcacaggggtgggcagattttttttcatcCGCAATCGGCCAATGAAGctgcgatcgacgtattggccacccctgatgtagcatttctagcctgctTCTTTGTTAAGcattagttctcttttaaaattgcttaaaaaggattgtcatgatttttatggtgtactttttatttctaaattacactgtttactttacaaataatttactctaccatttaaaatttgatTCTTGTGTGTAGACGTCATcctagtgcattgtgcctgagtctgagctttcagtaggagccagcactacaccattagaactgctttcagataacctattgtttttcctactcccatgtaactgaaggagtcccactccaacttgcagctcagcagttaagtgtgactgaagtttatcagagcacaggtcacatggctgtggcaccctgggaaatgaagaatatggctagccccatgtgaaatgtcaaaactaaatataaaaaaatctgttcccatttttgaaaaatggatgtcaatgcagaattctgctggagaagctctattaactgatgtgctttaaaaaaaaccatgttttcccacagcagttttcctttaagctggccactcctgttcagattttagtcttcttccgtcAAACGTTCGAATAttgattgtacgtttaaatgcaataatctataactaacattcagactgaaattgtaggataaagtactaaaaataatataatatatattatataatatataataaatataaagtcaGAGGATGTTTTAAACATAAAACAATTGACAGACAACAATTGTAAGGAAGTGATGTCCTAcatgcattgtaggtcaccaaaggatattgtcagatacataatatatgcatagattttatcgttatctgacCGAAATATACCAACTTGACTAAATGACCAATCACCATGGCatgaaaattatcaggacaataataTTGAGCCCACACAAGGTCCAAATATTGTAATACTATTATATCATGCATGTGTGGTCAGCTTTAGACAGAGTGCATAGTACCCAAACTTTCTGTAATCTTCTAAACTTCATAAACTTATGTAAACTTCATAAGAATAGTCTAATGTAACTATTTCTTGCAACCTATATTTGTAACTGCACTGGACCAGCAGAAAATTGTCTGTTACAGTATTACATATTACAAAACTGAATTTGTTACATCTGTCCTCTAGCATTTTATAGTCTGTTTTCATTCCTATGCCTTCCATCTGTGGTATATTTACCCTTCAGATACCCTGTACCCCACTGCACACTTCTGTTTGTGGTTCATTGCCACTTTGCAGTGGACTG from Xenopus tropicalis strain Nigerian chromosome 8, UCB_Xtro_10.0, whole genome shotgun sequence encodes:
- the kptn gene encoding kaptin (The RefSeq protein has 1 substitution compared to this genomic sequence) → MHGSYPLTEDTFSRFPSQSNVYGLSVLPCGASGHELLAATLKGKVTSFKYQKLRDKLRAGARELHFTYIPVDAEIVSIDSFSKSPPKRGLVVGITFIKDSGDKASPFLNIYCDYEPGSEYNLDSIAQSCLNLELKFTPFQLCHTE